In Bacillus sp. SM2101, the following proteins share a genomic window:
- a CDS encoding glycerophosphodiester phosphodiesterase family protein — MYKLMLMLFSIYFFLSSAFVYGQMLINDSIIFIAHRGASAYAPENTFAAFDKAVKMDADYIEVDVQMTKDSHLVIIHDLTVDRTTNGAGYVKNLTLIELQQLDAGSWFHTKYANEQIPTLSDVIEQYSRHIGIMIEIKNPSHYPGIEEKIVQVLQKYQSEQNLLQHIKVQSFNEASMVKFHSLLPSISSGIIIDKSTSPYQILQYSGIFDFISVHKYFVTDVLIKTAHSIDVSIFAWTIDRSETANRLAINEPIDGIISNKLMTKNDMTNKQLILYENFCVMPSGNLNEQLISQEEKSKG; from the coding sequence ATGTATAAGCTAATGTTGATGTTGTTCAGTATTTATTTTTTTCTTTCCTCGGCATTTGTCTATGGGCAAATGTTAATAAATGATTCTATCATATTTATAGCCCACCGGGGAGCATCCGCTTATGCACCAGAAAATACTTTTGCAGCATTCGATAAGGCAGTTAAAATGGATGCTGATTATATAGAAGTTGATGTACAAATGACAAAAGACTCGCATTTAGTCATTATTCACGATCTAACGGTTGACAGAACGACGAATGGAGCTGGTTATGTAAAAAACTTAACACTAATAGAATTACAGCAGTTGGATGCAGGTAGTTGGTTTCATACAAAATATGCAAATGAACAAATACCTACATTATCAGATGTTATAGAACAATATAGCCGACATATTGGCATTATGATTGAAATTAAAAACCCTTCACATTATCCAGGTATAGAAGAAAAAATAGTGCAAGTACTTCAAAAATACCAAAGCGAACAAAACTTGCTGCAGCATATTAAAGTACAATCATTTAACGAAGCCTCTATGGTGAAATTCCATTCACTGCTCCCTTCAATTTCTTCCGGAATCATTATTGATAAATCAACCTCACCTTATCAAATCCTACAATATTCAGGTATATTTGATTTCATATCAGTTCATAAGTATTTTGTAACAGACGTACTAATAAAAACAGCCCATTCTATTGATGTCAGCATTTTTGCTTGGACGATTGATCGTTCTGAAACTGCAAACAGGCTTGCTATAAACGAACCTATTGACGGAATCATAAGTAATAAACTAATGACTAAGAATGATATGACTAATAAGCAATTAATACTATACGAAAATTTTTGTGTTATGCCATCAGGGAACTTAAATGAACAGCTTATTTCACAAGAAGAAAAGTCAAAAGGTTGA
- a CDS encoding sporulation protein, which produces MSFFNKMFASIGIGSTTVDTKLYNDRLVAGEEVKGIVELTGGNVDQDIDSIYLSVKTTYIKEVNDTKVNRQVDIGKFKINEPFTIKAGEAKEIPFSFELPIDTPVTMGKTKVWIQTGLDIKNAVDPSDKDYILVEPMPLTTAIFNSINELGFRLREVESEQAPYSMKGRLPFIQEFEFFPTSGPFRGKLDELELVFFPQSHDSVEVLMEVDRRARGLGGFLAEALEMDESIIRFTVTTNDMDYLTQKMKELIERYC; this is translated from the coding sequence ATGTCATTTTTTAATAAAATGTTTGCAAGTATTGGAATTGGTTCGACAACAGTTGATACAAAGCTGTATAATGACCGATTAGTAGCTGGTGAAGAAGTAAAAGGTATTGTTGAACTAACTGGTGGTAATGTTGATCAGGACATCGATTCAATCTATTTGTCTGTCAAAACAACTTATATTAAAGAAGTTAATGATACAAAGGTTAATAGACAAGTTGATATTGGAAAGTTTAAAATTAATGAACCTTTTACAATAAAGGCTGGGGAAGCAAAAGAAATCCCCTTCTCATTTGAGCTACCTATTGACACTCCTGTTACAATGGGTAAAACAAAAGTATGGATTCAAACAGGATTAGACATTAAAAATGCTGTTGATCCTAGTGACAAGGATTACATTTTAGTAGAGCCGATGCCTTTAACAACTGCTATTTTTAACTCAATTAACGAACTTGGTTTTCGTCTGCGTGAAGTTGAAAGTGAACAAGCTCCGTATAGTATGAAAGGGCGTTTGCCATTTATTCAAGAGTTTGAGTTTTTTCCTACGAGTGGACCATTTAGAGGTAAGTTAGATGAGTTGGAGTTAGTATTCTTCCCTCAATCACATGACAGTGTTGAAGTACTTATGGAAGTAGACCGTCGAGCGAGAGGTCTGGGTGGCTTTTTAGCAGAAGCGTTGGAAATGGACGAATCCATCATCCGTTTTACAGTTACAACTAATGATATGGATTATCTTACACAAAAAATGAAAGAACTAATCGAGAGATATTGCTAA
- a CDS encoding YozD family protein has protein sequence MSEINVVIDTEEIAEFFFNELLKRGHIPHAEDLLDIADITFEYLLKKNIIDEEFDTD, from the coding sequence ATGAGTGAAATCAATGTAGTGATTGATACAGAAGAAATTGCTGAGTTTTTCTTTAATGAATTACTAAAGAGAGGACATATTCCACACGCAGAAGATCTCTTAGATATAGCAGATATCACTTTTGAATATTTACTGAAGAAGAACATCATTGACGAGGAATTTGATACAGACTAA